In the genome of Streptomyces racemochromogenes, one region contains:
- the nuoH gene encoding NADH-quinone oxidoreductase subunit NuoH, translating into MTYLAQLAAQPQHLLAAEDLTLFGRDVWWLVLLKAVFCFAFLMVTVLFSIVWERKVVAWMQLRIGPNRHGPWGMLQSLADGVKLMLKEDLVVKRADKVVYILAPIIAAIPAFMAIAVIPFGPSGNEVSIFGQRTTMQLTDLPIAMLYVLAVASVGIYGIVLAGWSSGSTYPLLGGLRSCAQMISYEIAMGAAFASVFLYSGSMSTSAIVEAQADRWYIVLLPVSFIIYVVTMVGETNRAPFDMPESEGDLVGGFNTEYSSIKFALFMLAEYVNMVTVSAVSVTLFLGGWRAPAPISTYWEGANHGWWPMLWFVVKVQLLLFFFIWLRGTLPRVRYDQLMKLGWKVLIPVSVVWLMLVATVRALRNERYDFSEIVLYVGGAVIAILLISSVADHFRDRREKTAAAAAGKAAAAEPFDPMAGGFPVPPKPGQHLAPVPRRRPRGERELIVSGGTNTDSDREEGADHA; encoded by the coding sequence GTGACCTACCTCGCCCAGCTCGCGGCACAGCCGCAGCACCTCCTGGCCGCCGAGGACCTGACCCTGTTCGGCAGGGACGTCTGGTGGCTCGTCCTGCTCAAGGCGGTGTTCTGCTTCGCCTTCCTGATGGTGACGGTGCTCTTCTCCATCGTGTGGGAGCGCAAGGTCGTCGCCTGGATGCAGCTGCGCATCGGCCCCAACCGGCACGGCCCCTGGGGCATGCTCCAGTCGCTCGCCGACGGCGTGAAGCTGATGCTGAAGGAGGACCTCGTCGTCAAGCGCGCCGACAAGGTCGTCTACATCCTGGCGCCGATCATCGCGGCGATCCCGGCGTTCATGGCCATCGCGGTGATCCCCTTCGGCCCCTCGGGCAACGAGGTGTCCATCTTCGGGCAGCGCACCACGATGCAGCTGACCGACCTGCCGATCGCGATGCTGTACGTCCTCGCGGTCGCCTCGGTCGGCATCTACGGCATCGTCCTCGCCGGCTGGTCCTCGGGCTCCACGTACCCGCTGCTCGGCGGCCTGCGGTCCTGCGCGCAGATGATCTCGTACGAGATCGCGATGGGCGCCGCGTTCGCGTCGGTGTTCCTCTACTCCGGGTCGATGTCGACCTCGGCGATCGTGGAGGCGCAGGCGGACCGCTGGTACATCGTGCTGCTGCCGGTGTCCTTCATCATCTACGTCGTCACGATGGTCGGCGAGACGAACCGCGCCCCCTTCGACATGCCGGAGTCCGAGGGCGACCTCGTCGGCGGCTTCAACACCGAGTACTCCTCCATCAAGTTCGCGCTGTTCATGCTGGCCGAGTACGTCAACATGGTCACCGTCTCGGCGGTCTCGGTCACCCTGTTCCTGGGCGGCTGGCGGGCCCCGGCGCCTATCTCCACGTACTGGGAGGGCGCGAACCACGGCTGGTGGCCGATGCTCTGGTTCGTCGTCAAGGTGCAGCTGCTGCTGTTCTTCTTCATCTGGCTGCGCGGCACCCTCCCGCGCGTGCGCTACGACCAGCTGATGAAGCTCGGCTGGAAGGTGCTGATCCCGGTCTCCGTGGTCTGGCTGATGCTGGTCGCCACCGTCCGGGCGCTGCGCAACGAGCGCTACGACTTCAGCGAGATCGTCCTCTACGTCGGGGGCGCGGTCATCGCGATCCTGCTGATCTCCTCCGTCGCGGACCACTTCAGGGACCGGCGGGAGAAGACGGCCGCGGCCGCGGCCGGGAAGGCCGCCGCGGCCGAGCCCTTCGACCCGATGGCGGGCGGTTTCCCCGTACCGCCCAAGCCCGGCCAGCACCTGGCACCCGTACCGCGCCGACGTCCCCGCGGAGAGCGGGAGCTGATTGTCAGTGGCGGGACGAATACTGACAGTGACCGAGAGGAGGGTGCTGACCATGCCTGA
- a CDS encoding NADH-quinone oxidoreductase subunit G, which translates to MTVTTSAGPSAGEPAPPPENTVSLTIDGIELSVPKGTLVIRAAEQLGIEIPRFCDHPLLDPAGACRQCIVEVEGQRKPMASCTITCTDGMVVKTQLTSQAADKAQRGVMELLLINHPLDCPVCDKGGECPLQNQAMSHGNAESRFEGRKRTYEKPVPISTQVLLDRERCVLCARCTRFSNQVAGDPMIELVERGALQQVGTGEGDPFESYFSGNTIQICPVGALTSAAYRFRSRPFDLVSSPSVCEHCAGGCATRTDHRRGKVLRRLAAEDPEVNEEWICDKGRFAFRYAQRPDRLTTPLVRGADGVLAPASWPEALEAAAAGLTAARGRAGVLTGGRLTVEDAYAYAKFARVVLDTNDIDFRARVHSAEETEFLAAAVAGTGKDLDGTGVTYASLEAAPTVLLVGIEAEEEAPGVFLRLRKAHRKHKQRTFALAPFATRGLTKAGGTLLAAAPGTEPEWLDALATRTGLEAGGSEAAEAVREPGAVIVVGERLAGVPGALTAAVRTATATGARLVWIPRRAGERAAVEAGALPSLLPGGRPATDPRARQEVAAAWGLEELPHRYGRDTGQIVEAAATRELSALLVAGVEVTDLPDPERARTALKEAFVVSLELRPGEVTDHADVVLPVAAVAEKAGTFINWEGRVRPFEAALKPDQMTRRLAPADARVLHMLADAADRPLALPDVHAVRRELERLGPWEGELAPERSTAPEPLPRPGAGEAVLAGHRLLLDLGRLQEGDDALAGTRHEASARLSAATAAETGVKDGDALAVTGPAGTVELPLRITEMPDRVVWLPLNSTGSGVLADTGARPGTLVRIGPAGTGPAAGAEVRP; encoded by the coding sequence ATGACCGTCACCACGTCCGCCGGCCCTTCCGCCGGAGAGCCGGCCCCTCCGCCGGAGAACACCGTTTCGCTGACCATCGACGGCATCGAACTGTCCGTGCCCAAGGGAACCCTGGTCATCCGCGCCGCCGAGCAGCTCGGCATCGAGATCCCCCGGTTCTGCGACCACCCCCTCCTCGACCCGGCCGGCGCCTGCCGGCAGTGCATCGTCGAGGTGGAGGGCCAGCGCAAGCCGATGGCCTCCTGCACCATCACCTGCACCGACGGCATGGTCGTCAAGACCCAGCTGACCTCGCAGGCCGCCGACAAGGCCCAGCGCGGGGTGATGGAGCTGCTGCTCATCAACCACCCGCTGGACTGCCCCGTCTGCGACAAGGGCGGCGAATGCCCCCTGCAGAACCAGGCGATGTCCCACGGCAACGCCGAATCCCGCTTCGAGGGCAGGAAGCGGACCTACGAGAAGCCGGTCCCGATCTCCACCCAGGTGCTCCTGGACCGCGAGCGGTGCGTGCTGTGCGCGCGCTGCACCCGCTTCTCCAACCAGGTGGCCGGCGACCCGATGATCGAGCTCGTCGAGCGCGGCGCGCTCCAGCAGGTCGGCACCGGCGAGGGCGACCCGTTCGAGTCGTACTTCTCCGGCAACACCATCCAGATCTGTCCCGTCGGCGCCCTCACCTCGGCCGCCTACCGGTTCCGATCCCGCCCCTTCGACCTCGTCTCCTCCCCGAGCGTGTGCGAGCACTGCGCGGGCGGCTGCGCGACCCGCACCGACCACCGGCGCGGCAAGGTGCTGCGCCGCCTGGCCGCCGAGGACCCCGAGGTCAACGAGGAGTGGATCTGCGACAAGGGCCGCTTCGCGTTCCGGTACGCGCAGCGCCCCGACCGGCTGACCACCCCGCTGGTGCGCGGCGCGGACGGGGTCCTGGCCCCGGCGAGCTGGCCCGAGGCGCTGGAGGCCGCGGCCGCCGGGCTCACCGCGGCCCGCGGCCGGGCCGGCGTCCTGACCGGCGGCCGGCTGACCGTCGAGGACGCGTACGCGTACGCCAAGTTCGCCCGGGTCGTGCTCGACACCAACGACATCGACTTCCGGGCCCGGGTGCACAGCGCGGAGGAGACCGAGTTCCTGGCCGCCGCCGTCGCCGGCACCGGCAAGGACCTCGACGGCACGGGCGTCACGTACGCCTCCCTGGAGGCGGCCCCCACCGTGCTCCTCGTCGGCATCGAGGCGGAGGAGGAGGCCCCCGGGGTCTTCCTGCGGCTGCGCAAGGCCCACCGCAAGCACAAGCAGCGGACCTTCGCCCTCGCCCCCTTCGCCACCCGCGGCCTCACCAAGGCGGGCGGCACCCTGCTGGCCGCCGCCCCCGGTACCGAGCCCGAGTGGCTCGACGCCCTCGCCACCCGCACCGGCCTGGAGGCCGGCGGCTCCGAGGCCGCCGAGGCGGTCCGCGAGCCCGGCGCGGTCATCGTCGTCGGGGAGCGCCTCGCCGGCGTGCCCGGCGCGCTGACCGCCGCCGTGCGCACCGCCACCGCCACCGGCGCCCGGCTGGTGTGGATCCCGCGCCGGGCCGGGGAGCGGGCCGCCGTCGAGGCCGGCGCGCTGCCGTCCCTGCTGCCGGGCGGCCGCCCCGCGACCGACCCCCGGGCCCGCCAGGAGGTCGCCGCCGCCTGGGGGCTGGAGGAACTCCCGCACCGCTACGGCCGCGACACGGGGCAGATCGTCGAGGCCGCCGCCACCCGGGAGCTGTCGGCCCTGCTGGTCGCGGGCGTCGAGGTCACCGACCTGCCCGACCCGGAGCGCGCCCGCACCGCGCTGAAGGAGGCCTTCGTGGTCTCCCTGGAGCTGCGGCCCGGCGAGGTCACCGACCACGCCGACGTGGTGCTGCCGGTCGCCGCCGTCGCCGAGAAGGCCGGCACGTTCATCAACTGGGAGGGCCGGGTCCGCCCGTTCGAGGCGGCCCTCAAGCCCGACCAGATGACCCGCCGCCTGGCCCCCGCCGACGCCCGCGTCCTGCACATGCTGGCCGACGCCGCCGACCGGCCCCTCGCCCTGCCCGACGTGCACGCCGTACGGCGGGAACTGGAGCGGCTCGGCCCCTGGGAGGGGGAGCTCGCCCCCGAGCGGTCCACCGCCCCCGAGCCGCTGCCCCGCCCCGGCGCCGGCGAGGCGGTCCTGGCCGGCCACCGGCTGCTGCTGGACCTCGGCCGGCTCCAGGAGGGCGACGACGCCCTCGCCGGGACCCGGCACGAGGCCAGTGCCCGGCTCTCCGCCGCCACCGCCGCCGAGACCGGCGTCAAGGACGGTGACGCCCTCGCCGTCACCGGACCGGCCGGCACGGTGGAACTCCCGCTGCGGATCACCGAGATGCCCGACCGGGTCGTGTGGCTCCCGCTGAACTCCACCGGCTCCGGCGTCCTCGCCGACACCGGCGCCCGCCCCGGAACCCTCGTACGGATCGGCCCGGCCGGGACCGGCCCCGCGGCCGGAGCGGAGGTACGACCGTGA
- the nuoF gene encoding NADH-quinone oxidoreductase subunit NuoF codes for MSVSSKESQGGTSQPKAGGGSPEKLLSPVLSAFWDEPESWTLETYRRHEGYEGLRKALAMTPDEVIAYVKDSGLRGRGGAGFPTGMKWQFIPQGDGKPHYLVVNADESEPGTCKDIPLLFANPHSLVEGMIIACYAIRSEHAFIYLRGETVPVLRRLHEAVREAYAAGYLGKDIDGTGRNLDITVHAGAGAYICGEETALLDSLEGRRGQPRLRPPFPAVEGLYACPTVVNNVESIASVPAILNRGKDWFKAMGTEKSPGFTLYSLSGHVAGPGQYEAPLGITLRQLLDMSGGMRPGHRLKFWTPGGSSTPMFTDEHLDVPLDYEGVGAAGSMLGTKALQCFDETTCVVRAVTRWTEFYAHESCGKCTPCREGTYWLVQLLRDIEAGKGVMSDLDKLNDIADNINGKSFCALGDGAASPIFSSLKYFREEYEQHVTGKGCPFDPRRSTLWADAQPEAAR; via the coding sequence ATGAGCGTGTCGTCCAAGGAAAGTCAGGGGGGCACCTCCCAGCCGAAGGCTGGGGGAGGCAGCCCGGAGAAGCTGCTCTCGCCCGTGCTGTCGGCCTTCTGGGACGAGCCCGAGTCCTGGACCCTGGAGACCTACCGGCGCCACGAGGGCTACGAGGGCCTGCGCAAGGCCCTCGCGATGACCCCCGACGAGGTGATCGCGTACGTCAAGGACTCGGGTCTGCGCGGACGCGGCGGCGCGGGCTTCCCCACCGGGATGAAGTGGCAGTTCATCCCGCAGGGCGACGGAAAGCCGCACTACCTCGTCGTGAACGCGGACGAGTCGGAGCCGGGCACCTGCAAGGACATCCCCCTCCTCTTCGCGAATCCGCACTCCCTCGTCGAGGGAATGATCATCGCCTGTTACGCGATCCGGTCGGAGCACGCCTTCATCTACCTGCGCGGTGAGACGGTCCCCGTGCTGCGGCGCCTGCACGAGGCCGTGCGGGAGGCCTACGCCGCCGGATACCTCGGCAAGGACATCGACGGCACCGGCCGCAACCTCGACATCACGGTGCACGCGGGCGCGGGCGCGTACATCTGCGGCGAGGAGACGGCACTGCTCGACTCCCTCGAAGGCCGGCGCGGTCAGCCCCGGCTGCGTCCCCCCTTCCCCGCCGTCGAGGGGCTCTACGCCTGCCCCACCGTCGTCAACAACGTCGAGTCCATCGCCTCGGTTCCCGCGATCCTGAACAGGGGCAAGGACTGGTTCAAGGCGATGGGGACGGAGAAGTCCCCCGGCTTCACCCTGTACTCGCTCTCCGGGCACGTCGCGGGCCCCGGCCAGTACGAGGCCCCCCTCGGCATCACCCTGCGCCAGCTCCTCGACATGAGCGGCGGGATGCGCCCCGGGCACCGGCTGAAGTTCTGGACCCCCGGCGGCTCCTCCACCCCCATGTTCACCGACGAGCACCTCGACGTCCCGCTCGACTACGAGGGCGTCGGCGCCGCCGGCTCCATGCTCGGCACCAAGGCGCTCCAGTGCTTCGACGAGACCACCTGCGTGGTCCGCGCCGTCACCCGCTGGACCGAGTTCTACGCCCACGAATCCTGCGGCAAGTGCACCCCCTGCCGCGAGGGCACGTACTGGCTCGTCCAGCTGCTGCGCGACATCGAGGCCGGCAAGGGCGTCATGTCCGACCTCGACAAGCTGAACGACATCGCCGACAACATCAACGGCAAGTCGTTCTGCGCGCTCGGCGACGGCGCGGCCAGCCCGATCTTCTCCTCGCTGAAGTACTTCCGCGAGGAGTACGAGCAGCACGTCACCGGCAAGGGCTGCCCGTTCGATCCCCGAAGGTCCACGCTCTGGGCCGACGCCCAGCCGGAGGCGGCGCGATGA
- the nuoE gene encoding NADH-quinone oxidoreductase subunit NuoE: MTEISLGMPQLPAPDYPAEVRERLAADAADVIARYPDSRSALLPLLHLTQSEEGYVSRTGIRFCAETLGLTTAEVTAVATFYTMYRRKPSGDYQVGVCTNTLCAVMGGDAIFDELKQHLGVGNNETTADGKVTLEHIECNAACDYAPVVMVNWEFFDNQTPESAKALVDDLLAGRPVEPTRGAPLCTYKETARILAGFPDEREGAVQASGGAGPASLIGLRIARGETPHTPIVHPRGEARTEGGEG, from the coding sequence ATGACGGAGATCTCACTGGGCATGCCCCAGCTGCCGGCCCCCGACTACCCGGCGGAGGTGCGCGAGCGGCTGGCGGCCGACGCCGCCGACGTCATCGCCCGCTACCCCGACAGCCGCTCCGCGCTGCTGCCGCTGCTGCACCTGACGCAGTCCGAGGAGGGCTACGTCTCGCGTACCGGCATCCGCTTCTGCGCCGAGACGCTGGGGCTGACCACGGCCGAGGTCACCGCGGTCGCCACCTTCTACACGATGTACCGCAGGAAGCCCTCCGGGGACTACCAGGTCGGCGTCTGCACCAACACCCTGTGCGCGGTGATGGGCGGCGACGCCATCTTCGACGAGCTCAAGCAGCACCTGGGCGTCGGCAACAACGAGACCACCGCCGACGGCAAGGTCACGCTGGAGCACATCGAGTGCAACGCGGCCTGCGACTACGCGCCCGTGGTGATGGTCAACTGGGAGTTCTTCGACAACCAGACCCCCGAGTCCGCCAAGGCGCTCGTCGACGACCTGCTCGCGGGCCGCCCGGTCGAGCCGACCCGGGGTGCGCCGCTGTGCACGTACAAGGAGACCGCCCGGATCCTGGCCGGTTTCCCCGACGAGCGCGAGGGCGCGGTCCAGGCGAGCGGCGGCGCGGGTCCCGCCTCCCTGATCGGCCTGCGCATCGCCCGCGGTGAGACCCCGCACACGCCGATCGTGCACCCGCGCGGTGAGGCGCGTACCGAGGGAGGGGAGGGATGA
- a CDS encoding NADH-quinone oxidoreductase subunit D: MSTSNHASSRETTEGTVYTVTGGDWDEIVRSAAKADDERIVVNMGPQHPSTHGVLRLILEIDGETVTEARCGIGYLHTGIEKNLEFRNWTQGTTFVTRMDYLTPFFNETAYCLGVEKLLGITDQVPDRATVVRVLLMELNRLSSHLVCIATGGMELGATTIMIYGFRDRELILDVFELITGLRMNHAFVRPGGLAQDLPPGAVDQLREFVKTMKRNLPEYDKLATGNPIFKARMQDVGYLDLTGCMALGATGPILRSAGLPHDLRKADPYCGYEDYEFDVPTTESCDSYGRFLIRLEEMRQSLRIVEQCLDRLEPGPVMVADKKIAWPAQLAMGPDGLGNSLDHIKNIMGTSMEALIHHFKLVTEGFRVPAGQAYAAVESPKGELGVHVVSDGGTRPYRVHFRDPSFTNLQAMAAMCEGGQVADVIVAVASIDPVMGGVDR, from the coding sequence ATGTCCACATCGAACCACGCGTCCTCCCGCGAGACGACCGAGGGCACCGTCTACACCGTCACCGGCGGCGACTGGGACGAGATCGTCCGGTCGGCGGCGAAGGCGGACGACGAGCGCATCGTCGTCAACATGGGACCGCAGCACCCCTCCACCCACGGGGTGCTCCGGCTGATCCTGGAGATCGACGGCGAGACGGTCACCGAGGCCCGCTGCGGCATCGGCTACCTGCACACCGGCATCGAGAAGAACCTCGAATTCCGGAACTGGACGCAGGGCACCACCTTCGTGACGCGCATGGACTACCTGACGCCGTTCTTCAACGAGACGGCCTACTGTCTCGGCGTCGAGAAGCTCCTCGGCATCACCGACCAGGTCCCGGACCGCGCCACCGTCGTCCGCGTCCTGCTGATGGAGCTCAACCGGCTCTCCTCGCACCTGGTGTGCATCGCCACCGGCGGCATGGAGCTCGGCGCGACCACCATCATGATCTACGGGTTCCGGGACCGCGAGCTGATCCTCGACGTCTTCGAACTGATCACCGGCCTGCGCATGAACCACGCCTTCGTCCGCCCCGGCGGCCTCGCCCAGGACCTGCCCCCCGGCGCGGTCGACCAGCTGCGCGAGTTCGTCAAGACGATGAAGAGGAACCTGCCGGAGTACGACAAGCTCGCCACCGGCAACCCCATCTTCAAGGCCCGCATGCAGGACGTCGGCTACCTCGACCTCACCGGCTGCATGGCCCTCGGCGCGACCGGCCCGATCCTCCGCTCGGCCGGCCTGCCGCACGACCTGCGCAAGGCCGACCCGTACTGCGGCTACGAGGACTACGAGTTCGACGTCCCCACCACCGAGAGCTGCGACTCCTACGGCCGGTTCCTGATCCGCCTGGAGGAGATGCGCCAGTCGCTGCGGATCGTCGAGCAGTGCCTGGACCGGCTGGAGCCCGGCCCGGTGATGGTCGCCGACAAGAAGATCGCCTGGCCGGCGCAGCTCGCCATGGGCCCCGACGGCCTCGGCAACTCCCTCGACCACATCAAGAACATCATGGGCACCTCCATGGAGGCCCTCATCCACCACTTCAAGCTGGTGACCGAGGGCTTCCGGGTCCCCGCCGGACAGGCGTACGCGGCCGTCGAGTCCCCCAAGGGCGAACTCGGCGTGCACGTCGTCTCCGACGGGGGCACCCGCCCCTACCGGGTCCACTTCCGCGACCCGTCCTTCACCAACCTCCAGGCCATGGCCGCGATGTGCGAGGGCGGCCAGGTCGCCGACGTCATCGTGGCCGTCGCCTCCATCGACCCCGTGATGGGAGGCGTCGACCGATGA
- a CDS encoding NADH-quinone oxidoreductase subunit C, translating to MSDDPAVENGDNVPAPRAASGPEVIGVRKGMFGTRNGGDTSGYGGLVRTVALPGATSRPYGSYFDEVVDELEGALEEQDLLPQNAIEKTVVDRGELTLHIAREHLVRVAATLRDDPALRFELCTGVSGVHFPGDKGRELHAVYHLRSLTHGRILRLEVSVPDGDPHLPSLVTVYPTNDWHEREAYDFFGLVFDGHPALTRIMMPDDWQGFPQRKDYPLGGIPVEYKGAQIPAPDQRRSYS from the coding sequence GTGAGCGACGACCCGGCCGTCGAGAACGGCGACAACGTCCCCGCCCCCAGGGCCGCCTCCGGACCCGAGGTGATCGGCGTCCGCAAGGGCATGTTCGGCACCAGGAACGGCGGCGACACCAGCGGGTACGGCGGCCTCGTGCGCACCGTGGCGCTGCCCGGCGCGACCAGCCGCCCGTACGGCTCGTACTTCGACGAGGTCGTCGACGAACTGGAGGGCGCCCTGGAGGAGCAGGACCTGCTCCCGCAGAACGCCATCGAGAAGACCGTCGTCGACCGGGGGGAGCTCACCCTCCACATCGCCCGCGAGCACCTCGTCCGCGTCGCCGCCACCCTGCGCGACGACCCGGCGCTGCGCTTCGAGCTGTGCACCGGGGTGTCGGGGGTGCACTTCCCCGGCGACAAGGGCCGCGAGCTGCACGCCGTCTACCACCTGCGCTCGCTCACCCACGGCCGGATCCTGCGGCTGGAGGTCTCCGTCCCGGACGGCGACCCGCACCTGCCCTCGCTCGTCACCGTCTACCCGACGAACGACTGGCACGAGCGCGAGGCCTACGACTTCTTCGGCCTGGTCTTCGACGGCCACCCGGCCCTCACCCGGATCATGATGCCGGACGACTGGCAGGGCTTCCCCCAGCGCAAGGACTACCCGCTCGGCGGCATCCCCGTCGAGTACAAGGGCGCCCAGATCCCGGCTCCCGACCAGCGGAGGTCGTACAGCTGA
- a CDS encoding NuoB/complex I 20 kDa subunit family protein produces MGLEEKLPSGFLLTTVEQAAGWVRKSSVFPATFGLACCAIEMMTTGAGRYDLARFGMEVFRGSPRQADLMIVAGRVSQKMAPVLRQVYDQMPAPKWVISMGVCASSGGMFNNYAIVQGVDHIVPVDIYLPGCPPRPEMLMDAILKLHQKIQGSKLGVNREEAAREAEEAALKALPTIEMKGLLR; encoded by the coding sequence ATGGGACTGGAAGAGAAGCTGCCGAGCGGCTTTCTGCTCACCACCGTCGAACAGGCCGCGGGCTGGGTGCGCAAGTCATCCGTCTTCCCGGCCACCTTCGGCCTCGCGTGCTGTGCCATCGAGATGATGACCACCGGCGCCGGCCGCTACGACCTGGCCCGCTTCGGCATGGAGGTCTTCCGCGGCTCCCCGCGCCAGGCCGACCTGATGATCGTGGCGGGACGCGTCAGCCAGAAGATGGCGCCGGTGCTGCGCCAGGTCTACGACCAGATGCCCGCCCCGAAGTGGGTCATCTCCATGGGCGTGTGCGCCTCCTCGGGCGGCATGTTCAACAACTACGCGATCGTCCAGGGCGTCGACCACATCGTCCCGGTGGACATCTACCTCCCCGGCTGCCCGCCCCGCCCCGAGATGCTGATGGACGCGATCCTCAAGCTCCACCAGAAGATCCAGGGCTCGAAGCTCGGCGTGAACCGGGAAGAGGCGGCGCGCGAGGCGGAGGAGGCCGCCCTCAAGGCCCTCCCCACCATCGAGATGAAGGGGCTCCTTCGGTGA
- a CDS encoding NADH-quinone oxidoreductase subunit A: MNAYAPILVLGAIGAGFAIFSVVMATLIGPKRYNRAKLEAYECGIEPTPMPAGGGRFPIKYYLTAMLFIVFDIEIVFLYPWAVTFDSLGIFGLVEMLLFVLTVFVAYAYVWRRGGLEWD; the protein is encoded by the coding sequence GTGAATGCGTACGCACCCATCCTCGTGCTCGGCGCCATCGGCGCAGGGTTTGCGATCTTCTCCGTGGTCATGGCCACGCTGATCGGCCCAAAACGGTACAACCGGGCGAAGCTCGAAGCCTACGAGTGCGGCATCGAGCCCACCCCGATGCCCGCCGGCGGCGGTCGCTTCCCCATCAAGTACTACCTGACGGCGATGCTCTTCATCGTCTTCGACATCGAGATCGTCTTCCTCTACCCCTGGGCGGTCACCTTCGACTCCCTGGGGATCTTCGGGCTCGTCGAGATGCTGCTCTTCGTGCTCACCGTCTTCGTCGCCTACGCGTACGTGTGGCGCCGGGGCGGCCTGGAATGGGACTGA
- a CDS encoding C40 family peptidase, with amino-acid sequence MSHTAHIPSHRKPRRSASKLAVRAGVAGGVLSTLAMAGTASASPSEPVAETTLEMPVLNLDLGTEVSNAVNTAAENTRVAAVEAAVTGELNALEESARTGAAAEAKQAKEDATKAAELKAKQEADRKAEAERAGRSSDRTDLTNASAADNGGSSAVTGSGSGSTASKPATGSAAAIIAFARAQIGKPYVLGSTGPTAYDCSGLVQAAYRQAGITLDRVSQDQSMAGRSVSLNALQPGDIVYWGAKGSAYHVAIYSGNGKFIGAQNPSTGIVERSLSYDMPTGAVRVL; translated from the coding sequence ATGTCCCACACCGCTCACATACCCAGCCACCGGAAGCCCCGCCGCAGCGCCTCGAAGCTCGCGGTCCGCGCCGGAGTTGCCGGTGGCGTCCTCAGCACCCTGGCCATGGCCGGGACCGCGAGCGCGTCCCCGTCCGAGCCCGTGGCCGAGACGACGCTCGAGATGCCGGTCCTCAACCTGGACCTCGGCACCGAGGTCTCCAACGCCGTCAACACGGCCGCAGAGAACACCCGCGTCGCCGCCGTCGAAGCCGCCGTCACCGGCGAGCTGAACGCCCTGGAGGAGAGCGCCCGCACGGGTGCCGCCGCCGAGGCGAAGCAGGCGAAGGAAGACGCCACCAAGGCCGCCGAGCTCAAGGCGAAGCAGGAGGCCGACCGCAAGGCCGAGGCCGAGCGCGCGGGCCGAAGCAGCGACCGCACCGACCTCACCAACGCCTCCGCCGCCGACAACGGCGGTTCCTCCGCCGTCACCGGCTCCGGCAGCGGCTCCACCGCCTCGAAGCCGGCCACCGGCTCGGCGGCGGCCATCATCGCCTTCGCCCGCGCCCAGATCGGCAAGCCGTACGTCCTCGGCTCCACCGGTCCCACCGCGTACGACTGCTCGGGCCTCGTCCAGGCCGCCTACCGCCAGGCGGGCATCACCCTGGACCGCGTCTCCCAGGACCAGTCCATGGCCGGCCGTTCGGTCTCGCTGAACGCCCTCCAGCCCGGTGACATCGTCTACTGGGGCGCCAAGGGCAGCGCGTACCACGTCGCCATCTACTCGGGCAACGGCAAGTTCATCGGTGCGCAGAACCCCAGCACCGGCATCGTCGAGCGCAGCCTGAGCTACGACATGCCGACCGGCGCCGTCCGCGTCCTCTGA